A genomic window from Salvelinus alpinus chromosome 10, SLU_Salpinus.1, whole genome shotgun sequence includes:
- the kif9 gene encoding kinesin-like protein KIF9 isoform X1 — translation MIAHPGSEVRVLIRSRPTANFAQELIEYLPDGQTVSVHQRKDSRKGVVNNQLSSWSFRLDGVLHDVSQEEVYGRVGRGVVLGALEGYNGTVMCFGQTGAGKTYTMTGATESYKQRGIIPRALQEVFHEVEQRSDHAFSVHLSFLEIYNETLVDLLASVRGCPGVGPGGMAVVEEAGGGVSVRGLSLHPVHSEEAALNLLFEGEMNRIIGAHALNKNSSRSHCILTVHIESRSRTLSDAKYVTSKLNLVDLAGSERLGKTGSEGQVLKEAMYINKSLSFLEQAILALADRRRDHVPFRQTKLTHALKDSLGGNCNTVLVANIYGEASQIEETLSTLRFASRMKCVQMDPVVNEHTDPVLQVRKLEKEIQLLKQELSIHNTLANRMGISYDTLSDTQVAEIQSQVRRYLEGSLDEINIVSIRQIQEVFSQFKQAMQQQEQKVKAQLCQNYTLVEKSQSTAGSTAAKSQGSQGTVGVVEGHGFGVGLAVPSERHIRLLSPGRTKAIKTKELASQGRKEAVEGRSPGPGKQVESVNPVQRDREGREHDPQSQEPQGPPEPLRTDSPPPKAEAFEDFKAERGSEINRILKENKVVLLERRARLRELTEGVNTAKREIDSTSTALHQWRDKRQSQGQFVSAEGVPVLDEAELSLALHLRELKTQYRQQYEELRGTKAEVSYCQHLVDQCRTRLLTEFESWYNESFLLPEEVQAMLRSGGPIRPGLVPVYKALALEEDEQEHFERLRYELLADSPSAISFYNAQNRTVQRRNYSKAMSQTPVQKNTPRGSGRTKLPAILSVI, via the exons ATGATTGCCCACCCCGGCAGTGAAGTGAGGGTGTTAATTCGAAGCCGACCGACTGCTAATTTTGCTCAAGAGCTCATTGAATACCTACCAGACGGACAG ACAGTGAGTGTCCACCAGAGGAAGGACTCCAGGAAGGGAGTGGTGAACAACCAGCTGAGCTCCTGGTCGTTCCGGCTGGATGGGGTGCTGCATGATGTGTCCCAGGAGGAGGTATATGGCCGCGTTGGGCGAGGGGTGGTGCTGGGAGCCCTGGAGGGGTACAACG GCACTGTGATGTGTTTTGGCCAGACGGGGGCAGGAAAGACGTACACCATGACTGGAGCCACAGAGAGTTACAAACAGAGAGGGATCATTCCTCGGGCCCTACAGGAG GTGTTCCATGAGGTGGAGCAGCGTTCGGACCACGCCTTCAGTGTCCACTTGTccttcctggagatctacaatGAGACTCTGGTGGATCTGCTGGCGTCTGTACGGGGTTGCCCAGGGGTAGGGCCAGGGGGCATGGCGGTGGtggaggaggcagggggaggggtaTCAGTCAGGGGGCTGTCCCTGCACCCCGTCCACAGCGAGGAGGCGGCCCTTAACCTTCTCTTTGAG GGAGAGATGAATCGCATCATCGGAGCTCATGCCCTGAACAAGAACTCCTCCAGATCTCACTGCATTCTCACTGTCCACATTGAG TCTCGCTCCCGTACTCTGTCCGATGCAAAGTATGTCACTTCCAAGCTGAATCTGGTGGACTTAGCCGGGTCAGAAAGGCTGGGCAAAACCGGA TCTGAGGGCCAGGTGCTGAAGGAGGCCATGTACATCAACAAGTCCCTGTCGTTCCTGGAGCAGGCCATCCTGGCCCTGGCGGACCGACGCAGGGACCACGTCCCCTTCAGACAGACCAAACTCACCCACGCCCTCAAGGACTCATTAG GTGGGAACTGCAACACAGTGCTGGTGGCCAACATCTATGGAGAGGCTTCTCAGATAGAAGAGACA CTGTCCACACTGCGCTTCGCCAGCAGGATGAAGTGTGTGCAGATGGACCCCGTTGTCAACGAACACACCGACCCTGTG CTCCAGGTCAGGAAGCTGGAGAAGGAGATCCAGCTGCTGAAACAGGAGCTCAGCATTCACAACACACTG GCTAACCGCATGGGCATATCCTACGACACGCTGTCAGACACCCAGGTTGCAGAGATCCAGAGTCAGGTGCGGAGGTATCTGGAGGGCAGCCTGGACGAGATCAAT ATTGTGAGCATCAGGCAGATCCAGGAAGTATTTTCCCAGTTCAAGCAGGCCATGCA GCAGCAGGAGCAGAAGGTGAAGGCCCAGCTGTGTCAGAACTATACGTTGGTGGAGAAATCCCAGAGTACAGCTGGCTCCACTGCAGCCAAG TCACAGGGCTCCCAAGGTACAGTGGGCGTGGTGGAGGGCCATGGGTTTGGGGTGGGGCTGGCAGTTCCATCAGAGAGGCACATTCGGCTCCTGTCTCCAGGCAGGACCAAAGCCATTAAGACCAAAGAGCTAGCAAG CCAGGGGAGAAAGGAGGCTGTGGAAGGAAGGAGTCCTGGTCCAGGGAAGCAAGTGGAATCTGTGAACCCAGTCCAGAGAGACCGTGAGGGTCGCGAGCATGACCCCCAGAGCCAGGAGCCTCAAGGACCACCGGAACCCCTTAGGACTGA CTCCCCTCCCCCTAAGGCAGAGGCCTTTGAGGACTTCAAGGCAGAGCGGGGCAGCGAGATCAACCGCATCCTGAAGGAGAACAAGGTGGTGCTGCTGGAGCGCCGCGCCCGCCTCCGGGAGCTGACGGAGGGCGTGAACACGGCCAAGAGAGAGATTGACAGCACAAGCACCGCCTTGCACCAGTGGAGAGACAAGAGACAGAGCCAGG GTCAGTTTGTAAGTGCGGAGGGGGTCCCAGTGCTGGATGAGGCAGAGCTGTCTCTGGCCCTGCATCTGAGGGAGTTGAAGACTCAGTACCGGCAGCAGTACGAGGAGCTGCGCGGCACCAAGGCAGAGGTCAGCTACTGCCAGCACCTAGTGGACCAGTGCAGGACACGCCTACTGACCG AGTTTGAGAGCTGGTATAATGAGTCCTTCCTGCTTCCTGAGGAGGTGCAAGCCATGCTGAGATCTGGAGGCCCCATCAGGCCTGGACTGGTGCCTGTGTACAAGGCATTGGCACTG GAGGAGGATGAGCAGGAGCACTTTGAGCGTCTGCGCTATGAGCTGCTAGCAGACAGTCCCAGTGCCATCTCCTTCTACAATGCTCAGAACAGGACTGTACAGAGg AGGAACTACAGCAAGGCCATGTCTCAGACGCCAGTCCAGAAGAATACACCAAGGGGCTCTGGTAGAACCAAACTGCCTGCCATTCTCTCCGTCATCTGA
- the LOC139531911 gene encoding uncharacterized protein, whose translation MPRVPAHLREHALGMLQGGMRTADVARAINCNVRTVKRLRQRYRETGRTADRPRSGRPRVTTPAQDRYIRISHLRDRYRMATTTVQVAPATHNPPISAQNVHNRLREAGLRACKSVVRQVLTRHHRQQRRLWAQTHRRWTRQDWQKVLFTDEPVLWSGIDLEVEGPSWSGAVYHSIIGLSLLSLQAISTLCVTGKTSSSLIWYLSCRLILI comes from the exons atgcccagggtccctgctcatctgcgtgaacatgccttaggcatgctgcaaggaggcatgaggactgcagatgtggccagggcaataaattgcaatgtccgtactgtgaaacgcctaagacagcgctacagggagacaggacgaacagctgatcgtcctcgcagtggcagaccacgtgtaacaacacctgcacaggatcggtacatccgaatatcacacctccgggacaggtacaggatggcaacaacaactgtccaAGTTGCACCAGCAACGCACAATCCCCCCATCAGTGCTCAGaatgtccacaataggctgagagaggctggactgagggcttgtaaatctgttgtaaggcaggtcctcaccagacatcaccggcaacaacgtcgcctatgggcacaaacccaccgtcgctggaccagacaggactggcaaaaagtgctcttcactgatga gcctgtactctggagcgggatcgatttagaggtggagggtccgtcatggtctggggcggtgtatcacagcatcatcggactgagcttgttgtcattgcaggcaatctcaacgctgtgcgttacagggaagacatcctcctccctcatatggtacctttcctgcaggctcatcctgatatga
- the kif9 gene encoding kinesin-like protein KIF9 isoform X2: MIAHPGSEVRVLIRSRPTANFAQELIEYLPDGQTVSVHQRKDSRKGVVNNQLSSWSFRLDGVLHDVSQEEVYGRVGRGVVLGALEGYNGTVMCFGQTGAGKTYTMTGATESYKQRGIIPRALQEVFHEVEQRSDHAFSVHLSFLEIYNETLVDLLASVRGCPGVGPGGMAVVEEAGGGVSVRGLSLHPVHSEEAALNLLFEGEMNRIIGAHALNKNSSRSHCILTVHIESRSRTLSDAKYVTSKLNLVDLAGSERLGKTGSEGQVLKEAMYINKSLSFLEQAILALADRRRDHVPFRQTKLTHALKDSLGGNCNTVLVANIYGEASQIEETLSTLRFASRMKCVQMDPVVNEHTDPVLQVRKLEKEIQLLKQELSIHNTLIVSIRQIQEVFSQFKQAMQQQEQKVKAQLCQNYTLVEKSQSTAGSTAAKSQGSQGTVGVVEGHGFGVGLAVPSERHIRLLSPGRTKAIKTKELASQGRKEAVEGRSPGPGKQVESVNPVQRDREGREHDPQSQEPQGPPEPLRTDSPPPKAEAFEDFKAERGSEINRILKENKVVLLERRARLRELTEGVNTAKREIDSTSTALHQWRDKRQSQGQFVSAEGVPVLDEAELSLALHLRELKTQYRQQYEELRGTKAEVSYCQHLVDQCRTRLLTEFESWYNESFLLPEEVQAMLRSGGPIRPGLVPVYKALALEEDEQEHFERLRYELLADSPSAISFYNAQNRTVQRRNYSKAMSQTPVQKNTPRGSGRTKLPAILSVI; the protein is encoded by the exons ATGATTGCCCACCCCGGCAGTGAAGTGAGGGTGTTAATTCGAAGCCGACCGACTGCTAATTTTGCTCAAGAGCTCATTGAATACCTACCAGACGGACAG ACAGTGAGTGTCCACCAGAGGAAGGACTCCAGGAAGGGAGTGGTGAACAACCAGCTGAGCTCCTGGTCGTTCCGGCTGGATGGGGTGCTGCATGATGTGTCCCAGGAGGAGGTATATGGCCGCGTTGGGCGAGGGGTGGTGCTGGGAGCCCTGGAGGGGTACAACG GCACTGTGATGTGTTTTGGCCAGACGGGGGCAGGAAAGACGTACACCATGACTGGAGCCACAGAGAGTTACAAACAGAGAGGGATCATTCCTCGGGCCCTACAGGAG GTGTTCCATGAGGTGGAGCAGCGTTCGGACCACGCCTTCAGTGTCCACTTGTccttcctggagatctacaatGAGACTCTGGTGGATCTGCTGGCGTCTGTACGGGGTTGCCCAGGGGTAGGGCCAGGGGGCATGGCGGTGGtggaggaggcagggggaggggtaTCAGTCAGGGGGCTGTCCCTGCACCCCGTCCACAGCGAGGAGGCGGCCCTTAACCTTCTCTTTGAG GGAGAGATGAATCGCATCATCGGAGCTCATGCCCTGAACAAGAACTCCTCCAGATCTCACTGCATTCTCACTGTCCACATTGAG TCTCGCTCCCGTACTCTGTCCGATGCAAAGTATGTCACTTCCAAGCTGAATCTGGTGGACTTAGCCGGGTCAGAAAGGCTGGGCAAAACCGGA TCTGAGGGCCAGGTGCTGAAGGAGGCCATGTACATCAACAAGTCCCTGTCGTTCCTGGAGCAGGCCATCCTGGCCCTGGCGGACCGACGCAGGGACCACGTCCCCTTCAGACAGACCAAACTCACCCACGCCCTCAAGGACTCATTAG GTGGGAACTGCAACACAGTGCTGGTGGCCAACATCTATGGAGAGGCTTCTCAGATAGAAGAGACA CTGTCCACACTGCGCTTCGCCAGCAGGATGAAGTGTGTGCAGATGGACCCCGTTGTCAACGAACACACCGACCCTGTG CTCCAGGTCAGGAAGCTGGAGAAGGAGATCCAGCTGCTGAAACAGGAGCTCAGCATTCACAACACACTG ATTGTGAGCATCAGGCAGATCCAGGAAGTATTTTCCCAGTTCAAGCAGGCCATGCA GCAGCAGGAGCAGAAGGTGAAGGCCCAGCTGTGTCAGAACTATACGTTGGTGGAGAAATCCCAGAGTACAGCTGGCTCCACTGCAGCCAAG TCACAGGGCTCCCAAGGTACAGTGGGCGTGGTGGAGGGCCATGGGTTTGGGGTGGGGCTGGCAGTTCCATCAGAGAGGCACATTCGGCTCCTGTCTCCAGGCAGGACCAAAGCCATTAAGACCAAAGAGCTAGCAAG CCAGGGGAGAAAGGAGGCTGTGGAAGGAAGGAGTCCTGGTCCAGGGAAGCAAGTGGAATCTGTGAACCCAGTCCAGAGAGACCGTGAGGGTCGCGAGCATGACCCCCAGAGCCAGGAGCCTCAAGGACCACCGGAACCCCTTAGGACTGA CTCCCCTCCCCCTAAGGCAGAGGCCTTTGAGGACTTCAAGGCAGAGCGGGGCAGCGAGATCAACCGCATCCTGAAGGAGAACAAGGTGGTGCTGCTGGAGCGCCGCGCCCGCCTCCGGGAGCTGACGGAGGGCGTGAACACGGCCAAGAGAGAGATTGACAGCACAAGCACCGCCTTGCACCAGTGGAGAGACAAGAGACAGAGCCAGG GTCAGTTTGTAAGTGCGGAGGGGGTCCCAGTGCTGGATGAGGCAGAGCTGTCTCTGGCCCTGCATCTGAGGGAGTTGAAGACTCAGTACCGGCAGCAGTACGAGGAGCTGCGCGGCACCAAGGCAGAGGTCAGCTACTGCCAGCACCTAGTGGACCAGTGCAGGACACGCCTACTGACCG AGTTTGAGAGCTGGTATAATGAGTCCTTCCTGCTTCCTGAGGAGGTGCAAGCCATGCTGAGATCTGGAGGCCCCATCAGGCCTGGACTGGTGCCTGTGTACAAGGCATTGGCACTG GAGGAGGATGAGCAGGAGCACTTTGAGCGTCTGCGCTATGAGCTGCTAGCAGACAGTCCCAGTGCCATCTCCTTCTACAATGCTCAGAACAGGACTGTACAGAGg AGGAACTACAGCAAGGCCATGTCTCAGACGCCAGTCCAGAAGAATACACCAAGGGGCTCTGGTAGAACCAAACTGCCTGCCATTCTCTCCGTCATCTGA